One Bdellovibrionales bacterium genomic region harbors:
- a CDS encoding helix-turn-helix transcriptional regulator codes for MNEQRKTIASKIRELRKSKKLTQEDLAKKAHLERSVIAKIEGCVREISAIELAKIAQVFRVNMNALIYRVPVFAGDVEESIVEALGLLPNSKKKRVIDILKADLFIKVKKSKGEVKKKYRELKRNLSELQIED; via the coding sequence ATGAATGAACAAAGAAAAACAATTGCTAGCAAAATTCGTGAGTTGAGAAAGTCAAAAAAACTTACACAAGAAGATCTAGCGAAAAAAGCACATTTAGAGCGTTCAGTTATTGCAAAAATTGAAGGGTGCGTGCGTGAAATATCTGCAATTGAGCTTGCGAAAATCGCACAAGTTTTCCGAGTTAATATGAATGCTCTTATATATAGAGTGCCAGTATTCGCGGGTGATGTAGAAGAATCTATCGTGGAAGCGCTTGGATTATTGCCGAATTCGAAAAAGAAGAGAGTAATAGATATTCTTAAAGCCGATCTTTTTATTAAAGTTAAAAAGTCAAAAGGAGAAGTTAAGAAAAAATATCGCGAACTGAAGCGTAACTTGAGTGAATTGCAGATTGAGGATTGA